The Congregibacter litoralis KT71 genome contains a region encoding:
- a CDS encoding nuclear transport factor 2 family protein — protein MKTPDQFPRPVMRTSSVARKFLAAHTRFAHLVLCAVLLSAGGAATASEEDRVLAAVDALFDAMRNRDAKALQSAFLPEGRLGTEDTEGWIRSVSTSEAYLDEVTFDETVLIDDSVAMAWTPYNLFVNGEFHHCGIDLFSFRKVDGQWKILQIDDTRREEPCDPKRRGDER, from the coding sequence TTGAAAACACCAGACCAGTTTCCCAGACCCGTTATGCGAACATCGAGTGTAGCGCGAAAGTTTCTCGCCGCGCATACCCGCTTTGCTCACCTCGTCCTCTGCGCGGTGCTCCTGAGCGCTGGCGGAGCCGCAACAGCCAGCGAAGAGGACCGGGTCCTCGCTGCCGTGGATGCCCTGTTTGATGCCATGCGCAACAGAGACGCTAAGGCGCTGCAATCCGCTTTTCTACCGGAAGGACGCCTGGGTACCGAAGACACCGAGGGGTGGATAAGGTCTGTATCCACCTCGGAGGCTTATCTGGATGAAGTCACCTTTGACGAGACCGTGCTTATCGATGACAGCGTTGCCATGGCCTGGACACCCTACAATCTGTTCGTAAACGGCGAGTTTCACCACTGCGGCATTGATCTCTTCTCATTCCGAAAAGTCGACGGACAGTGGAAGATTCTGCAAATCGATGACACGCGCCGCGAAGAGCCCTGCGACCCCAAGCGACGCGGCGATGAGCGCTAG
- a CDS encoding aminopeptidase 1 — translation MATASLMLSLPFISLQAAAAENADGPQSGWEMISDEEKTAVFAFAEDYKDFMSRAKTELSFVTEAVRLAEQAGFKAMPASGKFSPGDRYYDVNRDRTITLFVVGTEPMAEGFRVVGAHIDSPRLELKGRPLYESHGFALFQTYRHGGIKNYQWVNLPLALVGHVDKKDGTRVAVSVGLDKDDPIFIIPDLSPHVDADYRNRKNRDVIMGEELDPIIASMAPAEDSVKDSVLAYLKSEYDISEDDLVSAELAIVPAVEPRDVGFDRAMMAIYGQDDKLSSYTALRAILEQKNPARTAVAFLVDNEEVGNINNTGSNSDYFVDLLAELVYLERGDAYNDMDIRRALRHTKVVSSDVNPGIHPTYPGVWEAGNAPRLGYGVNLKLYGGGFNANSEFMAWNRAYLDEAGVAWQTATYKGRASGGTIGSSLSRRNMEVIDYGVPLLSIHSTYAVSSKVDVHMLYRAMDAFFRYGD, via the coding sequence ATGGCCACAGCATCCCTGATGCTGTCCCTGCCGTTTATCTCGCTGCAGGCCGCTGCCGCCGAAAACGCAGACGGCCCGCAGTCCGGATGGGAGATGATCTCTGACGAAGAGAAGACTGCGGTTTTTGCCTTTGCCGAAGACTACAAGGACTTTATGAGCCGGGCGAAGACCGAGCTGAGTTTTGTCACCGAGGCTGTGCGTCTCGCTGAACAAGCGGGCTTTAAAGCCATGCCCGCCAGCGGAAAGTTCAGCCCCGGCGATCGCTACTACGATGTCAACCGGGATCGCACGATCACGCTCTTTGTGGTCGGGACGGAGCCCATGGCGGAGGGCTTCCGGGTCGTCGGTGCTCATATCGATTCACCGCGACTGGAGCTCAAGGGTAGGCCCCTGTATGAATCCCATGGGTTTGCGCTTTTTCAGACCTATCGCCACGGCGGCATCAAAAATTACCAGTGGGTGAATCTGCCCCTGGCTCTTGTGGGGCATGTGGATAAAAAGGACGGCACCCGTGTGGCGGTATCCGTAGGCCTTGATAAAGACGATCCCATTTTCATCATTCCGGATCTTTCTCCTCACGTTGATGCGGACTATCGCAATCGCAAAAATCGCGACGTGATCATGGGTGAGGAGCTGGATCCGATCATCGCCTCCATGGCGCCGGCGGAGGACTCGGTGAAGGATTCCGTGTTGGCCTATTTGAAGTCCGAATACGACATCAGCGAAGACGACCTGGTGTCTGCGGAGCTGGCGATCGTGCCGGCGGTGGAGCCTCGGGATGTGGGTTTTGATCGCGCCATGATGGCGATCTACGGGCAGGACGATAAGCTGTCTTCTTATACGGCGCTGCGAGCGATTCTTGAGCAGAAAAACCCTGCGCGCACGGCCGTCGCATTTCTTGTGGACAACGAAGAGGTGGGCAATATCAACAACACCGGTTCCAACTCCGACTACTTCGTCGATCTCCTGGCGGAACTGGTTTACCTGGAGCGCGGCGATGCCTACAACGACATGGATATCCGCCGCGCCCTGCGGCACACCAAGGTAGTGTCCTCAGACGTTAACCCGGGCATCCATCCTACCTATCCCGGTGTATGGGAGGCGGGGAACGCGCCGCGCCTGGGCTACGGGGTCAATCTAAAGCTCTACGGTGGGGGCTTTAATGCCAACTCCGAGTTTATGGCCTGGAACCGCGCCTACCTCGACGAGGCCGGCGTTGCCTGGCAAACGGCGACCTACAAAGGTCGGGCCTCCGGCGGCACCATCGGCAGCTCCCTGTCCCGGCGCAATATGGAAGTCATCGACTATGGGGTGCCCCTGCTGTCGATTCATTCCACCTATGCGGTGAGTTCCAAGGTGGATGTGCACATGCTCTATCGCGCCATGGATGCCTTTTTCCGCTACGGGGACTGA
- a CDS encoding N-acyl-D-amino-acid deacylase family protein, with the protein MSIHRPGSLMSRPVKTTVAVILGCIVSTLLTGCDPGDGDDLPPPSGDSTLIYNALIIDGTGTTARRGAVRIARDSIVDVGDLSPIDGEQAIDARGLVLAPGFIDTHSHHDDEGALRNNPDALPLLTQGITTSVFGQDGGHHLPLADFLSDFDREPAAVNIASYVGHNTIRERVMGNDAKRPANPEEVEAMRSLLLSELQAGALGLSTGLEYEPGIYSRREEVLALAAATAAQGGRYISHVRSEDRFLWDAMDEIIDIGRQTGIPVQISHIKLAAKKLWNQAPELLEKLDAARAEGIDITADVYPYEYWASTMWVLLPDRDADNLEEIAFVLDQLTPASGIIFTRYEANPDYVNQSVAEIAKSRGTSEVQTFSDLLKESEAWSEANGGASAEMIMGRSMTETDIETFLRWEHSNVCSDGGFTGHPRGHGSFPRVLARYVRDRQTLSLETAVAAMTSRAANHMGFADRGRIAPGMKADLVLFDPESIQDHAGIRDGQVLSTGVDSVWVNGQRVLKDGESTQVFPGQVLRRSSQEGALPQEGGANAD; encoded by the coding sequence ATGTCCATTCATCGCCCAGGGTCCCTGATGTCACGGCCCGTAAAAACAACGGTCGCCGTGATTCTAGGCTGTATTGTCAGCACGCTCCTGACGGGCTGCGACCCGGGTGATGGGGATGATCTTCCACCGCCGTCCGGCGACTCCACGCTGATTTACAATGCCCTGATCATCGACGGCACCGGCACCACGGCACGACGCGGCGCCGTGAGAATAGCCCGGGACAGCATCGTCGACGTAGGGGACCTGTCCCCCATCGACGGTGAGCAGGCAATCGATGCCCGGGGGCTCGTACTGGCACCGGGCTTTATCGACACTCACAGTCACCATGATGATGAGGGCGCGCTGCGGAACAATCCCGACGCTCTGCCCCTCCTCACCCAGGGTATTACCACCTCCGTGTTCGGACAGGATGGGGGTCATCACCTACCCCTCGCGGACTTCCTGTCGGATTTTGACAGGGAGCCGGCGGCGGTAAACATCGCCTCCTATGTGGGCCACAATACGATCCGGGAGCGCGTCATGGGCAACGATGCCAAACGACCCGCGAATCCGGAGGAAGTCGAGGCCATGCGCAGCCTCCTGCTCTCGGAGTTGCAGGCGGGGGCATTGGGGCTGTCCACGGGTCTCGAATATGAGCCCGGTATTTACTCCCGGCGCGAAGAAGTGCTCGCCCTGGCGGCTGCCACCGCGGCCCAGGGTGGTCGCTACATTTCCCATGTGCGATCCGAAGACAGATTTCTGTGGGACGCCATGGATGAGATCATCGATATCGGCCGACAGACCGGCATTCCCGTACAGATATCGCATATCAAACTTGCGGCAAAAAAGTTGTGGAACCAGGCGCCGGAACTCCTGGAGAAGCTTGACGCCGCCCGCGCCGAGGGCATCGACATCACGGCGGATGTTTATCCCTACGAGTATTGGGCGTCCACCATGTGGGTACTGCTGCCCGACCGAGATGCCGACAACCTCGAAGAAATCGCCTTTGTTTTGGATCAGCTAACCCCCGCATCGGGAATCATTTTCACCCGGTACGAGGCCAACCCCGACTACGTGAATCAATCCGTCGCGGAAATTGCCAAGAGCCGCGGCACCTCCGAAGTACAAACCTTTTCGGACTTGCTCAAGGAGTCCGAGGCCTGGTCCGAAGCAAACGGCGGTGCCTCAGCAGAAATGATCATGGGGCGCTCCATGACTGAGACCGATATCGAGACGTTTTTGCGCTGGGAACACAGCAATGTCTGCAGTGACGGCGGATTTACCGGACATCCACGAGGTCACGGCAGCTTTCCGCGGGTGCTGGCCCGCTATGTGCGTGACAGACAAACCCTCAGTCTCGAAACCGCCGTGGCGGCAATGACGTCCCGCGCCGCGAATCACATGGGTTTTGCGGACCGCGGTCGCATCGCCCCGGGTATGAAAGCAGATCTAGTCCTTTTTGATCCCGAGAGCATTCAGGATCACGCGGGCATTCGCGATGGGCAGGTGCTATCTACGGGTGTGGACAGCGTTTGGGTAAATGGGCAGCGGGTGCTGAAAGACGGCGAATCAACGCAGGTCTTTCCGGGCCAGGTGCTGAGGCGGTCATCTCAGGAAGGCGCGTTGCCTCAAGAAGGCGGTGCAAACGCCGATTAG
- a CDS encoding winged helix-turn-helix domain-containing protein: MSIPRLRRHALAAQGLLQSKPFGSGIAGAVNAINHLGYVQIDSISVVERAHHHVLYSRVPGFIPTMTNQLLTERKIFEYWSHAAAFLPMEDFRFSLPYKNAIKNGKVHWFKSPDRPLMRRLLERIRVDGPLRSRDLETTRPNRAGWWDWKPAKKALEQLYMEGELMVSDREGFQKTYDLTERVLPSQVNTQTPGIEEFAEHLLQQQLRCHACVSLRGVTYLRKDSALRKAVKHRVEEGLGSGELEELRSPPGEAFVVEAGMLERKLPRAAPRMRILSPFDNAVIQRERLKTLFDYDYQLECYVPAAKRRHGYFSLPLLYRDDFVGRMDCKAHRKDRRLEIKSLHCEAESFGDDPVIDAFADAVGRFTAFQGCEVVTLDKVYPARLAQRLRSALKR, translated from the coding sequence ATGAGCATCCCCCGACTTCGCCGGCATGCCCTGGCTGCCCAGGGCCTGCTGCAATCAAAACCCTTTGGCAGTGGTATTGCGGGTGCGGTTAACGCCATCAATCATCTGGGCTACGTGCAGATCGATTCGATCTCCGTGGTTGAGCGCGCCCATCATCATGTTCTTTACTCCCGGGTTCCGGGATTTATTCCCACCATGACGAACCAGTTGCTGACCGAGCGAAAGATCTTTGAGTATTGGAGTCACGCGGCGGCGTTTTTACCCATGGAGGATTTCCGTTTTTCCCTGCCTTACAAAAATGCCATTAAAAATGGCAAGGTTCATTGGTTTAAATCGCCCGATAGACCTTTGATGCGACGGCTTCTGGAGCGTATTCGTGTTGACGGTCCCCTGCGCTCCCGGGATCTCGAAACCACCAGACCGAACAGAGCCGGTTGGTGGGACTGGAAGCCCGCCAAAAAGGCACTGGAGCAGCTGTATATGGAAGGCGAGCTTATGGTCAGTGATCGTGAGGGCTTTCAGAAAACCTACGACCTCACGGAGCGTGTGCTGCCCTCTCAGGTAAACACCCAAACCCCCGGCATCGAGGAATTTGCCGAGCATTTGTTACAGCAGCAACTGCGCTGTCACGCCTGTGTGTCCCTGCGCGGCGTCACCTATCTTCGTAAGGATTCAGCGCTTCGAAAAGCGGTGAAACACCGCGTGGAAGAGGGCCTTGGGAGCGGTGAATTGGAAGAGCTCAGGAGTCCCCCGGGTGAGGCCTTTGTTGTCGAGGCCGGCATGCTGGAACGCAAGCTACCCCGCGCCGCGCCTCGTATGCGGATTCTTTCTCCCTTTGATAATGCGGTGATTCAGCGGGAGCGCCTGAAGACGCTCTTTGATTACGATTATCAGTTGGAGTGTTATGTGCCCGCGGCCAAGCGGCGCCACGGCTACTTCTCCCTGCCCCTTCTGTACCGCGATGACTTTGTGGGACGCATGGATTGCAAGGCCCATCGCAAAGACAGGCGCCTCGAAATCAAGAGCCTCCACTGCGAGGCGGAAAGTTTTGGTGATGACCCGGTGATCGACGCGTTTGCCGATGCGGTGGGGCGGTTTACGGCGTTCCAGGGTTGTGAGGTGGTGACCCTGGACAAGGTGTATCCCGCTCGTTTGGCGCAGCGCCTGAGGAGCGCACTGAAACGCTAA
- a CDS encoding DUF4350 domain-containing protein codes for MPCRHLFRVCSLGMFFLLAACAAQDTQVVDSTFSTQAEGPAYAYGQGPVVLIDESHHNFHTAEGRYKPFAELLRSDGYVVQSLSAGFTPQALSQGRILVIANALSEKNVNDWSLPNYPAFTPDEISAVRKWVAGGGALLLIADHMPMPAAAKALAAAFGVEFENGYAIRTGFESPRPPIVFSRENGTLRNHGISNGRRVTEKINAVATFTGHAFKAEGAFAPLLVFGPATEQLYPEEPAVFTERTPRVDIEGWYQGIALSFGGGRVAVFGEAAMFSAQTLGEERRPMGMNAPIAQENAQFALNTLHWLSGILD; via the coding sequence TTGCCTTGCCGCCATCTGTTCCGGGTTTGTTCCCTGGGCATGTTTTTCCTCCTCGCTGCCTGTGCAGCGCAGGATACCCAGGTCGTCGACAGCACATTCAGCACACAAGCTGAGGGGCCTGCTTATGCCTATGGGCAGGGCCCGGTTGTCCTCATAGACGAAAGCCATCACAACTTTCACACCGCGGAGGGTCGCTACAAACCGTTTGCCGAGCTCCTGCGAAGTGATGGCTATGTTGTGCAGTCCCTGAGCGCCGGGTTTACCCCGCAGGCTCTGTCCCAGGGCCGGATTCTGGTCATCGCAAATGCTCTCTCCGAGAAGAACGTGAACGACTGGTCCCTACCTAATTACCCGGCGTTTACCCCCGATGAAATTTCCGCCGTAAGGAAGTGGGTGGCGGGTGGGGGGGCATTACTGCTCATTGCCGATCATATGCCCATGCCGGCGGCTGCAAAGGCGCTGGCGGCGGCTTTTGGGGTGGAATTCGAGAACGGCTACGCCATTCGTACAGGTTTTGAATCACCGCGACCCCCCATCGTTTTTTCCCGGGAGAATGGCACCTTAAGGAATCACGGCATTAGCAACGGCCGACGGGTGACTGAGAAGATTAATGCCGTCGCGACCTTCACTGGCCATGCTTTCAAGGCCGAAGGGGCCTTCGCGCCATTACTGGTGTTCGGGCCGGCGACGGAGCAGCTTTATCCCGAAGAGCCCGCGGTGTTCACGGAGCGCACACCGAGAGTCGATATTGAGGGTTGGTATCAGGGTATCGCCCTATCCTTTGGTGGAGGACGTGTTGCGGTGTTTGGAGAGGCGGCAATGTTTAGTGCCCAGACCCTGGGTGAAGAGCGCCGGCCCATGGGCATGAACGCACCCATTGCTCAGGAGAACGCCCAGTTCGCCCTGAATACGCTGCACTGGTTATCGGGGATCCTGGACTGA
- a CDS encoding MerR family transcriptional regulator has product MLEPSHNNELPAIPGKRYFTIGEVSELCAVKPHVLRYWEQEFPQLKPVKRRGNRRYYQREDVLTIRQIRTLLYDDGYTIGGARQRMTDEKTKGVHPTHIDAVIQETIDDLEELLELLKPGR; this is encoded by the coding sequence ATGCTGGAACCGAGTCACAATAACGAACTGCCGGCAATCCCGGGCAAGCGCTACTTCACGATTGGTGAGGTCAGTGAACTCTGCGCCGTAAAGCCCCATGTACTGCGTTACTGGGAGCAGGAATTTCCTCAGCTCAAGCCCGTCAAGCGCCGCGGTAACCGCCGCTACTATCAGCGAGAAGACGTTCTCACAATCCGACAGATTCGCACCTTGCTCTACGATGACGGCTACACCATCGGCGGGGCGCGGCAGCGCATGACCGACGAGAAGACCAAAGGCGTTCACCCCACGCATATCGATGCCGTGATTCAGGAAACCATCGACGACCTGGAAGAATTGCTCGAACTGCTCAAGCCCGGGCGCTGA
- the ihfA gene encoding integration host factor subunit alpha: MSALTKSEMAERLFEELGLNKREAKEIVELFFEEIRVCLENNEQVKLSGFGNFDLRDKNQRPGRNPKTGEEIPISARRVVTFRPGQKLKARVEEYAGTESQ, from the coding sequence ATGAGCGCACTGACCAAGTCCGAAATGGCAGAGCGGTTATTCGAGGAACTCGGGCTTAACAAGCGCGAGGCGAAAGAAATAGTCGAGCTGTTTTTCGAAGAGATCCGCGTTTGCCTGGAGAACAATGAGCAGGTAAAGCTGTCGGGTTTCGGTAATTTCGATCTCCGTGACAAAAATCAGCGACCCGGACGTAACCCAAAGACGGGTGAAGAGATTCCGATTTCCGCCCGCAGAGTGGTAACCTTCAGGCCAGGGCAGAAGCTCAAGGCCAGAGTAGAAGAATATGCTGGAACCGAGTCACAATAA